The following are from one region of the Cyanobium gracile PCC 6307 genome:
- a CDS encoding IS91 family transposase, with protein sequence MLLLSHLVARYQGELERRHGHQLLPSHRQALQAMGRCRQSGSDVMRLQCSDCEHSIRIPHSCGHRSCPHCQHHESQQWIERQRAKLLPVEYFLITFTVPAELRQIFWQQQRLAYDLLLKTAWETIDSFARRDPKLRGKIGAHAVLHTHNRRLEYHPHVHLIVPAGAINVQKRQWRDKVAGYLFPAGNLARVFRAKWYEGMRRLGLRLKTPLPREWIVNCKSVGRGEKALVYLGRYLYRGVLPEKNIIADHEGKVSFCYQDNKGTRQVRTLPGGEFLWLLLRHVLPRRFRRVRDYGLLHGNAKRLIQGVQLLLRVELPIPELPREKAPMLCPLCQGQMRIIALRERGMTPLLC encoded by the coding sequence ATGCTTCTCCTCTCCCATCTGGTGGCGCGCTATCAGGGTGAGCTGGAGCGCCGCCATGGCCATCAGCTGCTGCCAAGCCACCGCCAGGCCCTGCAGGCGATGGGACGTTGCCGCCAGAGCGGCAGTGACGTCATGCGGCTGCAATGCTCCGATTGTGAGCACAGCATCCGCATCCCCCATTCCTGTGGACACCGCAGTTGCCCACACTGCCAACATCATGAAAGTCAACAGTGGATCGAACGACAACGGGCCAAGCTGCTGCCAGTGGAGTACTTCCTGATCACCTTCACCGTGCCTGCAGAACTCAGGCAGATCTTCTGGCAGCAGCAACGATTGGCCTATGATCTACTGCTGAAAACAGCCTGGGAAACGATCGATTCCTTTGCCCGCCGTGATCCGAAACTGAGAGGGAAGATTGGCGCCCATGCCGTTCTGCACACCCACAACCGGCGGCTTGAGTACCATCCCCACGTGCATCTGATTGTGCCCGCAGGTGCGATCAACGTGCAGAAACGGCAGTGGAGGGACAAAGTGGCAGGGTACCTGTTCCCGGCCGGCAACCTGGCGAGGGTGTTCCGCGCCAAATGGTACGAGGGGATGCGCCGTCTGGGCTTGCGGCTCAAGACTCCACTGCCAAGAGAGTGGATTGTGAACTGCAAATCGGTGGGCAGGGGCGAAAAGGCCTTGGTGTATCTGGGGCGCTACCTCTACCGTGGAGTATTGCCGGAGAAGAACATCATTGCCGACCATGAGGGCAAAGTCAGCTTCTGCTATCAGGACAACAAGGGAACGCGCCAGGTTCGCACACTACCGGGCGGAGAGTTTCTGTGGCTGCTGCTGCGGCATGTCCTGCCGAGACGCTTCCGGCGTGTACGGGATTACGGCCTGCTGCATGGCAATGCCAAACGACTGATCCAAGGGGTGCAATTGCTGCTCAGGGTGGAATTGCCGATTCCAGAGCTTCCCCGCGAGAAAGCGCCTATGCTCTGCCCCCTGTGCCAGGGACAGATGCGCATCATCGCACTGCGAGAACGAGGGATGACGCCGCTGCTGTGCTGA
- a CDS encoding acyl-CoA dehydrogenase family protein has product MTTSLTAAGRAATPRTTEQWIAIAETIGERLRADAGRHDAAGDISRPAFDHLRAEGVTVALVPAVLGGAGASHADMGAILRTLARFDPAVALTLSMHAHLVAFQLWRHNDYG; this is encoded by the coding sequence ATGACCACATCCCTCACCGCCGCCGGACGGGCGGCCACACCGCGCACCACGGAGCAGTGGATCGCCATCGCCGAAACCATCGGCGAGCGCCTCAGGGCCGATGCCGGCCGTCACGACGCGGCTGGAGACATCTCCCGGCCCGCCTTCGACCATCTGCGGGCCGAAGGCGTCACGGTGGCGCTCGTCCCCGCCGTCCTCGGCGGCGCCGGCGCCAGCCATGCCGACATGGGGGCCATCCTCCGCACCCTCGCCCGCTTCGATCCGGCGGTGGCGCTCACCCTCTCGATGCATGCGCACCTCGTGGCGTTCCAGCTCTGGCGCCACAACGATTATGGATAG
- a CDS encoding winged helix-turn-helix transcriptional regulator: MTAADDGYGQYCPIARALDVLGERWTLLILRDLLTGTDRFNDLARGLPGLSRSLLSKRLHQLETAGLVVHAGGTYGLTEAGKDLEPMVFGLGAWGVRWLFGEPRPEECNSDLLVWWMHRRLDTSVLPGRRVVIHVRFRDDRRLYWIVVDAAGPSMCTADPGFEVDVTISSDVSSLYQVWLGRLTIREALRARRLAFDGPSVLTQQMPAALRLSPMAAAVRQAG; encoded by the coding sequence ATGACCGCAGCAGACGACGGGTATGGGCAGTACTGCCCCATCGCCAGGGCGCTCGATGTGCTCGGCGAGCGCTGGACACTGCTGATCCTGCGGGATCTGCTCACGGGCACCGACAGGTTCAACGACCTCGCCCGCGGGCTCCCGGGGTTGTCACGGAGTCTGCTCAGCAAGCGGCTCCACCAGCTGGAGACCGCCGGACTCGTGGTGCATGCGGGGGGAACCTACGGGCTCACCGAGGCCGGAAAAGACCTCGAGCCGATGGTGTTCGGCCTTGGAGCCTGGGGGGTGCGCTGGTTGTTCGGGGAGCCGCGGCCCGAGGAGTGCAACAGCGATCTGCTGGTGTGGTGGATGCATCGCCGGCTCGACACCTCGGTGCTCCCCGGCAGGCGCGTGGTGATCCACGTGCGCTTCCGGGACGATCGGCGTCTGTACTGGATCGTGGTCGATGCGGCCGGGCCGTCGATGTGCACGGCGGATCCCGGCTTCGAGGTCGACGTGACGATCAGCTCCGATGTGAGCTCCCTCTATCAGGTATGGCTTGGGCGCCTCACCATCCGGGAGGCCCTGCGTGCCCGCCGGCTGGCCTTCGACGGGCCCTCCGTCCTGACCCAGCAGATGCCCGCGGCGCTGCGGCTGAGCCCGATGGCCGCTGCGGTCCGCCAGGCGGGCTGA
- a CDS encoding MAPEG family protein, with protein sequence MVPPIPALVTVLALLTYQATGLLVGRARVVHGVKPPAMTGPAAFERALRVQQNTLEQLVFFLPSFWLAVLLDNAAIASALGLVWVGGRIAYAAGYLQAAEKRGPGFGISFLSGAVLLVMAVAGALRAAL encoded by the coding sequence ATGGTTCCGCCCATTCCGGCCCTTGTGACGGTGCTGGCCCTCCTCACCTACCAGGCCACGGGGCTCCTGGTGGGGCGGGCACGGGTCGTGCACGGGGTGAAACCGCCGGCGATGACCGGCCCCGCTGCCTTCGAGCGGGCGCTGCGGGTGCAGCAGAACACCCTCGAGCAACTGGTGTTCTTCCTGCCGAGCTTCTGGCTGGCAGTGCTCCTCGACAACGCCGCCATCGCCTCGGCCCTCGGGCTGGTGTGGGTGGGAGGGCGGATCGCCTATGCCGCGGGATACCTCCAGGCTGCGGAAAAACGCGGCCCTGGATTCGGCATCAGCTTCCTGAGCGGCGCCGTGCTGCTGGTGATGGCGGTGGCGGGCGCCCTGCGGGCCGCACTCTGA
- a CDS encoding putative 2OG-Fe(II) oxygenase — translation MPPAASEDPTMEVISLFPRYLLQGHLGPSQLADLQAMARAVLAAPERSPDASVKLAGQLTQQRELGPDHPAAAELCRSVILPACERWIRHVIDQQPPQGRGPWTPGRYGLQMIDLWLNAQRAGDYNPTHTHGGSFSGVLFLQVPPQIRADSFDGQLCFHGPEEWHIQSFRTGMAHYVLPVPGDFYVFPAWQPHSVPPFRGEGERWSIAFNVVAVPQPPPRPAAAPAPGNVSLSSVRPRPGGFA, via the coding sequence ATGCCCCCCGCAGCCTCGGAGGATCCGACGATGGAGGTGATCAGTCTCTTTCCCCGCTACCTGCTTCAGGGCCATCTGGGCCCTTCGCAGCTGGCCGATTTGCAGGCCATGGCCCGGGCGGTGCTGGCCGCGCCCGAGCGCAGTCCCGACGCCTCGGTGAAGCTGGCCGGCCAGCTCACCCAGCAGCGGGAGCTCGGCCCCGACCACCCCGCCGCCGCCGAACTCTGCCGCTCGGTGATCCTGCCGGCCTGCGAGCGCTGGATCCGCCACGTGATCGACCAGCAGCCTCCCCAGGGGCGGGGCCCCTGGACGCCGGGTCGCTACGGCCTGCAGATGATCGATCTGTGGCTCAACGCCCAGCGTGCCGGCGACTACAACCCCACCCACACCCACGGCGGCAGCTTCTCCGGCGTGCTGTTCCTGCAGGTGCCGCCCCAGATCCGGGCCGACAGCTTCGACGGCCAGCTCTGTTTCCACGGCCCGGAGGAATGGCACATCCAGAGCTTCCGCACCGGCATGGCCCACTACGTGCTGCCGGTGCCCGGTGACTTCTACGTGTTTCCGGCCTGGCAACCCCACTCGGTGCCGCCGTTCCGGGGCGAGGGGGAACGCTGGTCGATCGCCTTCAACGTGGTGGCCGTGCCCCAGCCGCCGCCGAGGCCCGCAGCCGCTCCCGCCCCGGGCAATGTCTCCCTTTCCAGTGTCCGGCCGAGGCCTGGGGGATTCGCCTGA
- a CDS encoding RpoD/SigA family RNA polymerase sigma factor: MPPVDGDLVRSYLRDIGRVPLLSHEQEITLGRQVQELMALEELREELKMRAGGTDPSQQELAAAAGLRPEVLRKRLHAGRRAKERMVAANLRLVVSVAKKYTKRNMELLDLIQEGTIGLVRGVEKFDPTRGYKFSTYAYWWIRQGITRAIAEKSRTIRLPIHITETLNKLKKGQRELSQELGRTPTLSELAVAVELPEEEVKDLLCRARQPVSLETKVGDGEDTELLDLLAGDDLLPADLVDGECLKGDLRALLEQLPELQGRVLKMRYGIDGEEPMSLTGIGRILGISRDRVRNLERDGLAGLRRLSDAVEAYVAI; the protein is encoded by the coding sequence ATGCCGCCGGTGGACGGCGACCTGGTCCGCTCCTACCTGCGGGACATCGGCCGGGTGCCGCTGCTCAGCCATGAGCAGGAGATCACCCTGGGCCGCCAGGTGCAGGAGCTGATGGCCCTCGAGGAGCTCCGCGAGGAGCTGAAGATGCGCGCCGGCGGCACCGATCCCAGCCAGCAGGAACTGGCGGCGGCAGCGGGCCTGCGGCCGGAGGTGCTGCGCAAGCGCCTGCACGCCGGCCGCCGCGCCAAGGAGCGCATGGTGGCCGCCAACCTGCGCCTGGTGGTGAGCGTCGCCAAGAAGTACACCAAGCGGAACATGGAACTCCTGGACCTGATCCAGGAGGGCACCATCGGCCTGGTGCGGGGCGTCGAGAAGTTCGATCCCACCCGCGGCTACAAGTTCTCCACCTACGCCTACTGGTGGATCCGCCAGGGCATCACACGGGCGATCGCCGAGAAGAGCCGCACGATCCGCCTGCCGATCCACATCACCGAAACCCTCAACAAGCTCAAGAAGGGCCAAAGGGAGCTCAGCCAGGAGCTGGGCCGCACCCCCACCCTGAGCGAACTGGCCGTGGCGGTGGAACTGCCCGAGGAGGAGGTGAAGGACCTCCTGTGCCGGGCCCGCCAGCCGGTGAGCCTGGAGACGAAGGTGGGCGACGGTGAGGACACCGAGCTGCTGGATCTGCTGGCCGGCGACGACCTGCTGCCCGCCGATCTGGTGGACGGCGAATGCCTCAAGGGGGACCTGCGGGCGCTGCTGGAGCAGCTGCCGGAACTGCAGGGGCGGGTGCTGAAGATGCGCTACGGCATCGACGGCGAGGAGCCGATGAGCCTCACCGGCATCGGCCGCATCCTGGGCATCAGCCGCGACCGGGTGCGCAACCTGGAGCGCGACGGCCTGGCGGGTCTGCGCCGCCTCAGCGACGCCGTCGAGGCCTACGTGGCCATCTGA
- the mgtE gene encoding magnesium transporter, translated as MAEASAVAEVVARQLEGLLQAGNYDGAKLLLQPVQPVDAAEAIGTLPRTLQALAFRLLPKNEAIEVYEYLDGSVQQSLLERLRSGEVLELVEEMSPDDRVRLFDELPAKVVRRLLAELSPAERRVTAQMLGYEAETAGRLMTTEFIDLKEFHSAQQALDIVRRRARDTETIYSLYVTDASRHLSGMLSLRDLVTADPEDRLGDVMTREVMSVSTDTDQEEVARVIQRYDFLAVPVVDREQRLVGIVTVDDVIDVIQQEATRDLYAAGAVQAGDEDDYFRSNLFTVARRRVVWLLVLLVANTGTSAVIASEQHVLKQVVLLAAFIPLLIGTGGNVGAQSSTVVIRGLSTQRLQSLGPWRTIGRELVAGALLGGLLAVVVVPWAWTMGGSALVATAAGISLVAITTLAATAGAALPLLFDRLGLDPALMSAPFITTATDVAGVFIYLRTAQLLLPRLGGG; from the coding sequence ATGGCTGAGGCCTCCGCCGTCGCCGAGGTGGTGGCCCGCCAGCTGGAGGGGCTGCTGCAGGCAGGGAACTACGACGGCGCCAAGCTGCTGCTGCAACCCGTGCAGCCGGTGGATGCCGCCGAGGCGATCGGCACCCTGCCGCGCACGCTCCAGGCCCTCGCCTTCCGGCTGCTGCCCAAGAACGAGGCCATCGAGGTCTACGAGTACCTCGATGGCTCGGTGCAGCAGAGCCTGCTGGAGCGGCTGCGCTCCGGCGAGGTGCTGGAACTGGTGGAGGAGATGTCCCCGGACGACCGGGTGCGGCTCTTCGACGAACTGCCGGCCAAGGTGGTCCGGCGGCTGCTGGCGGAGCTGAGCCCGGCGGAGCGGCGGGTCACCGCCCAGATGCTCGGCTACGAGGCCGAGACCGCCGGTCGCCTGATGACGACCGAGTTCATCGACCTCAAGGAATTCCACAGCGCCCAGCAGGCCCTCGACATCGTGCGACGTCGGGCCCGGGACACCGAGACCATCTACAGCCTCTACGTGACCGATGCCTCCCGGCATCTCAGCGGCATGCTGTCGCTGCGGGATCTGGTGACGGCCGATCCGGAGGACCGGCTCGGGGACGTGATGACCCGGGAGGTGATGAGCGTCAGCACCGACACCGACCAGGAGGAGGTGGCCCGGGTGATCCAGCGCTACGACTTCCTGGCCGTACCGGTGGTGGACCGGGAGCAGCGGCTGGTAGGGATCGTCACCGTCGACGACGTCATCGACGTGATCCAGCAGGAGGCCACCCGGGACCTCTACGCCGCCGGCGCCGTGCAGGCCGGTGACGAGGACGACTATTTCCGCAGCAACCTGTTCACCGTGGCCAGGCGCCGGGTGGTGTGGCTGCTGGTGCTGCTGGTGGCCAACACCGGCACCTCGGCGGTGATCGCCTCCGAGCAGCACGTGCTGAAACAGGTGGTGCTGCTGGCGGCCTTCATTCCGCTGCTGATCGGCACCGGTGGCAACGTGGGCGCTCAGAGCTCCACCGTGGTCATCCGGGGTCTGAGCACCCAGCGACTGCAGTCCCTGGGCCCCTGGCGCACGATCGGCCGGGAACTGGTGGCCGGGGCGCTGCTGGGCGGCCTGCTGGCGGTGGTGGTGGTGCCCTGGGCCTGGACCATGGGGGGCAGTGCCCTGGTGGCCACCGCAGCCGGCATCAGCCTGGTGGCCATCACCACCCTGGCCGCCACCGCCGGTGCGGCCCTGCCCCTGCTGTTCGACCGCCTGGGGCTGGATCCGGCCCTGATGTCGGCCCCGTTCATCACCACGGCCACCGACGTGGCCGGCGTGTTCATCTACCTCAGGACCGCCCAACTGCTGCTGCCGCGGCTCGGCGGCGGCTGA
- a CDS encoding glutathione peroxidase, with amino-acid sequence MAVNVSDVVVRTAAGQERRLGEWAGQVLLIVNVASRCGFTRQYAGLQALQDRFGSQGFAVLGFPCNDFGAQEPGTLDEIQQFCSTTFGIGFELFDKVHATGSKTAPYDTLTQAEPAGDVAWNFEKFLIGKDGSVVARFKSAVEPDGAELTAAIEKALAA; translated from the coding sequence ATGGCCGTGAACGTGAGCGACGTGGTGGTGCGCACCGCCGCCGGCCAGGAGCGCCGACTCGGCGAGTGGGCCGGCCAGGTGCTGCTGATCGTCAACGTGGCCAGCCGCTGCGGCTTCACCCGTCAGTACGCCGGCCTGCAGGCCCTCCAGGACCGCTTCGGCTCCCAGGGCTTCGCCGTGCTCGGCTTCCCCTGCAACGACTTCGGCGCCCAGGAGCCGGGCACCCTCGACGAGATCCAGCAGTTCTGCTCCACCACCTTCGGCATCGGCTTCGAGCTGTTCGACAAGGTGCACGCCACCGGCTCCAAGACGGCCCCCTACGACACCCTCACCCAGGCGGAGCCGGCGGGCGACGTGGCCTGGAACTTCGAGAAGTTCCTGATCGGCAAGGACGGCAGCGTGGTGGCCCGCTTCAAGAGCGCCGTGGAGCCGGACGGGGCCGAGCTGACCGCCGCGATCGAGAAGGCCCTGGCGGCCTGA
- the gyrB gene encoding DNA topoisomerase (ATP-hydrolyzing) subunit B produces MSDAIKVEAAYGAEQIQVLEGLEPVRKRPGMYIGTTGPRGLHHLVYEVVDNSVDEALAGHCDEILVTLHGDGSASVTDNGRGIPTDIHPRTGRSALETVLTVLHAGGKFGSGGYKVSGGLHGVGISVVNALSEWVEVTVHRQGQVHRQRFERGLPIGTLASEDAPDAHTGTSVRFRPDIEIFSGGIEFDYHTLSARLRELAYLNGGVRIVFRDERAAAAGADGAAHEEIYHYEGGIKEYVAYMNAEKDPLHPEIIYVNATKDGVQVEAALQWCVDAYSDSILGFANNIRTVDGGTHIEGLKTVLTRTLNTFAKKRGKRKDADANLAGENIREGLTAVLSVKVPDPEFEGQTKTKLGNTEVRGIVDTTVGEALGEYLEFNPQVIDLILEKAIQAFNAAEAARRARELVRRKSVLESSTLPGKLADCSSRDPSESEIYIVEGDSAGGSAKQGRDRRFQAILPLRGKILNIEKTDDAKIYKNTEIQALITALGLGIKGEDFEEKNLRYHRIVIMTDADVDGAHIRTLLLTFFYRYQKALVEGGYIYIACPPLYKVERGKNHNYCYNENELKKVLEGFGEKANYNIQRFKGLGEMMPKQLWETTMDPETRMMKRVEIEDALEADRIFTILMGDKVAPRREFIETHSAELDFAQLDI; encoded by the coding sequence ATGAGCGACGCCATCAAAGTCGAAGCGGCCTACGGCGCCGAACAGATTCAGGTGCTGGAAGGCCTGGAGCCGGTGCGCAAACGGCCCGGCATGTACATCGGCACCACCGGGCCCCGGGGTCTCCACCATCTCGTCTATGAGGTCGTCGACAACTCGGTCGACGAGGCCCTGGCGGGCCACTGCGACGAGATCCTGGTGACCCTGCACGGGGACGGCTCCGCCAGCGTCACCGACAACGGCCGCGGCATCCCCACCGACATCCATCCCCGCACCGGCCGCAGCGCCCTGGAGACGGTGCTGACCGTGCTCCATGCCGGCGGCAAGTTCGGCAGCGGCGGTTACAAGGTGTCCGGCGGTCTGCACGGTGTCGGCATCTCGGTGGTCAACGCCCTCAGTGAGTGGGTGGAGGTGACCGTCCACCGTCAGGGCCAGGTCCACCGCCAGCGGTTCGAGCGGGGCCTGCCGATCGGCACCCTCGCCTCCGAGGACGCCCCCGATGCCCACACCGGCACCTCGGTGCGCTTCCGGCCCGACATCGAGATCTTCAGCGGCGGGATCGAGTTCGACTACCACACCCTCTCGGCCCGGCTGCGGGAGCTGGCCTACCTCAATGGCGGTGTCCGCATCGTCTTCCGCGACGAGCGCGCCGCCGCCGCCGGCGCCGATGGTGCGGCCCACGAGGAGATCTACCACTACGAAGGCGGCATCAAGGAGTACGTCGCTTACATGAATGCGGAGAAGGATCCGCTCCACCCGGAGATCATCTACGTCAACGCCACCAAGGACGGTGTCCAGGTGGAGGCGGCACTGCAGTGGTGCGTCGATGCCTATTCCGACAGCATCCTGGGCTTCGCCAACAACATCCGCACCGTCGACGGCGGCACCCACATCGAGGGCCTCAAGACGGTGCTCACCCGCACCCTCAACACCTTCGCCAAGAAGCGGGGCAAGCGCAAGGACGCCGATGCCAATCTGGCCGGGGAGAACATCCGCGAAGGTCTCACGGCCGTGCTGTCGGTCAAGGTGCCGGATCCGGAGTTCGAGGGCCAGACCAAGACCAAGCTGGGCAACACCGAGGTGCGTGGCATCGTCGACACGACGGTCGGCGAGGCCCTCGGCGAATACCTGGAATTCAACCCCCAGGTGATCGACCTGATCCTCGAGAAGGCGATCCAGGCCTTCAACGCCGCCGAGGCCGCCCGCCGCGCCCGGGAGCTGGTCAGGCGCAAGTCGGTGCTGGAGAGCTCCACCCTGCCCGGCAAGCTGGCCGACTGCAGCTCCCGCGATCCCAGTGAGTCGGAGATCTACATCGTCGAGGGGGACTCGGCCGGTGGCTCCGCCAAGCAGGGTCGCGACCGCCGCTTCCAGGCGATCCTGCCCCTGCGCGGCAAGATCCTCAACATCGAGAAGACCGACGACGCCAAGATCTACAAGAACACCGAGATCCAGGCCCTGATCACCGCCCTGGGCCTGGGTATCAAGGGCGAAGACTTCGAGGAGAAGAATCTCCGCTACCACCGCATCGTCATCATGACGGACGCGGACGTCGACGGCGCCCACATCCGCACCCTGCTGCTCACCTTCTTCTACCGCTACCAGAAGGCGCTGGTGGAGGGCGGCTACATCTACATCGCCTGCCCGCCCCTCTACAAGGTGGAGCGCGGCAAGAATCACAACTACTGCTACAACGAAAACGAGCTCAAGAAGGTGCTGGAAGGCTTCGGTGAGAAGGCCAACTACAACATCCAGCGGTTCAAGGGTCTGGGCGAGATGATGCCCAAGCAGCTCTGGGAAACCACGATGGACCCGGAGACCCGCATGATGAAGCGGGTGGAAATCGAGGATGCCCTCGAGGCTGATCGCATCTTCACGATCCTGATGGGCGACAAGGTCGCCCCCCGCAGGGAGTTCATCGAGACCCACAGCGCCGAGCTGGATTTCGCCCAGCTCGACATCTGA
- the miaA gene encoding tRNA (adenosine(37)-N6)-dimethylallyltransferase MiaA, producing the protein MAPPSGADRPLVIALLGPTASGKTALAIELAEALDLAVLSVDSRQMYRHMDVGTAKPSPEQRARVRHELLDLSDPDRPLTLQEFTALASAAIEAEHRRRGVALLVGGSGLYLKALLAGLRPPAVPPQPALRAQFAALGQPFCHQVLRQADPAAAGRIAAADAVRTSRALEVLYATGRPLSAQQGQSPPPWRVLELGLDPADLPQRIHRRTAALYAGGLVEETAHLVERFGADCPLLETIGYGEAARLLRGELEPEAAVALTERRTRQYAKRQRTWFRRQHQPLWLTDGVAGPASEADVLQRALGATAGGLR; encoded by the coding sequence GTGGCGCCCCCCTCCGGAGCCGACAGGCCCCTGGTGATCGCCCTGCTGGGCCCGACAGCGAGCGGCAAGACCGCCCTGGCGATCGAGCTGGCCGAAGCCCTCGATCTGGCCGTGCTCTCGGTGGATTCCCGCCAGATGTACCGCCACATGGACGTGGGCACGGCCAAGCCCAGCCCCGAGCAGCGGGCCCGGGTGCGCCACGAGCTGCTGGATCTGAGCGACCCCGACCGGCCCCTCACCCTTCAGGAGTTCACGGCCCTGGCCAGCGCCGCCATCGAAGCGGAGCATCGCCGCCGCGGCGTGGCCCTGCTGGTGGGGGGCAGCGGGCTCTACCTCAAGGCCCTGCTGGCGGGCCTGCGGCCGCCGGCGGTGCCGCCCCAGCCCGCCCTGAGGGCCCAGTTCGCCGCCCTGGGCCAGCCGTTCTGCCACCAGGTGCTGCGCCAGGCGGATCCGGCGGCCGCCGGTCGCATCGCCGCGGCGGATGCGGTGCGCACCAGCCGGGCCCTGGAGGTGCTCTATGCCACCGGGCGGCCCCTGTCGGCCCAGCAGGGCCAGTCCCCTCCCCCCTGGCGGGTGCTGGAGCTGGGCCTGGATCCGGCCGATCTGCCCCAGCGCATCCACCGCCGCACCGCCGCCCTCTACGCCGGCGGCCTGGTGGAGGAGACGGCGCACCTGGTCGAGCGCTTCGGGGCCGACTGCCCTCTGCTGGAGACGATCGGTTACGGCGAGGCGGCCCGGCTGCTGCGGGGGGAACTGGAGCCTGAGGCCGCCGTCGCCCTGACGGAGCGGCGCACCCGGCAGTACGCCAAGCGGCAGCGCACCTGGTTCCGGCGCCAGCACCAGCCCCTCTGGCTGACGGACGGCGTCGCGGGCCCGGCCTCGGAGGCGGATGTGCTTCAGCGTGCTCTGGGGGCGACCGCGGGCGGTTTAAGGTGA
- a CDS encoding dienelactone hydrolase family protein — protein sequence MSPSACVASWQSIDPRRPDEVPLRCWWARPADGPPRAGVLVLPEVFGLNGWIQGVTERLAAAGYAALAVPLFARTAPDLELGYGPDELALGRSHKERTRTDQLLADVALAAEWLQEQLPPAAAGLGCVGFCFGGHVALLAASLPGVAATVDFYGAGVRSGRPGGGPASLEVVPTIGGTLLCICGKEDLLIPAADVAAIETALAAANAARSADSPAGWLHRLVVLEGGHGFMCAARSDHHPASAEAGWSLLLETFAQQLGPDRHRAGA from the coding sequence TTGTCCCCTTCCGCCTGCGTCGCGTCCTGGCAGTCGATCGACCCCCGCCGCCCGGATGAGGTGCCGCTGCGCTGCTGGTGGGCCCGCCCCGCCGACGGGCCGCCCCGAGCCGGGGTGCTGGTGCTGCCGGAGGTGTTCGGCCTCAATGGCTGGATCCAGGGCGTGACGGAGCGGCTGGCGGCGGCGGGCTACGCGGCGCTGGCGGTGCCCCTGTTCGCCCGCACCGCCCCCGATCTGGAGCTGGGCTACGGCCCGGATGAGTTGGCCCTTGGGCGCAGCCACAAGGAGCGCACCCGCACCGATCAGCTGCTCGCCGATGTGGCCCTGGCCGCCGAGTGGCTGCAGGAGCAGCTGCCCCCCGCGGCCGCAGGTCTGGGGTGCGTGGGGTTCTGCTTCGGCGGCCACGTGGCCCTGCTGGCGGCCAGCCTCCCTGGCGTGGCCGCCACGGTGGATTTCTACGGGGCCGGCGTGAGGTCGGGCCGCCCCGGCGGTGGCCCGGCCAGCCTGGAGGTGGTGCCGACGATCGGCGGCACCCTGCTGTGCATCTGCGGCAAGGAGGATCTCCTGATCCCGGCCGCCGACGTGGCGGCGATCGAAACGGCCCTGGCCGCGGCGAATGCCGCCCGCTCCGCGGACTCGCCTGCCGGGTGGCTGCACCGGCTGGTGGTGCTGGAGGGGGGGCACGGCTTCATGTGCGCGGCCCGCTCCGACCATCACCCCGCATCGGCGGAGGCGGGCTGGTCGCTGCTGCTGGAGACGTTCGCGCAGCAGCTGGGGCCGGACAGGCACCGGGCGGGAGCCTGA